The nucleotide window CAATGCCTGGCTGAACACCAATTCGGCCGGTTCTGGCCCCTATGTGCTGACCGACTACCGTCCGGCTGAACTGGTTCGCCTTACCGCCAACGAAAACTATTTCGCCGGCGCGCCAGCCATGAAGCAGGTCCTCATTCGCCATGTGGCGGAAGCCGCCACCCAGCAATTGCTGCTGACCTCGGGCGATGTCGACATGGCCAAGAACCTGACCCCCGACCAGATCGCGGGACTGGGCGAAGGCATCAAGGTGGAAGCCTATCCGCAGGCTGCGGTGCACTTCCTCTCGTTCAACCAGAAGACCGAGAGTCTGACGGACCCGGCCGTGTGGGAAGCCGCGCGCTATCTGGTCAACTATGACGGCATGACCGAGAGCTTCCTCAAGGGGCAGATGGAAAAGCACCAGGCCTTCTGGCCCAAGGGCTTCCCGGGCTCCTATGACGAAACGCCCTATAGCTATGACGTGGAAAAGGCCAAGCAGATCCTGGCCGACGCCGGTATCGAAACCCCGATCAATGTCACCCTCGACGTGATCAATGCGGCGCCGTTCACTGATATGGCCCAGTCGTTGCAGGCCGGCTTTGCCGAGGCAGGCATCAATTTCGACATCCTGCCCGGCACCGGTGCCCAGGTGATCACGAAATATCGTGACCGCACGCACGAGGCCATGCTGCTCTATTGGGGCCCGGACTTCATGGACCCGCATTCCAACGCCAAGGCCTTCGCTTATAACTCGGACAATTCGGACGATAATTATACGGCCACCACCACCTGGCGGAACGCCTGGGCCGTGCCCGAAGAGATGAACGAGGAGGTGCGTGCCGCCCTGGCCGAATCCGACCAGTCCAAGCGCAATGAAATGTATGTCGACCTTCAAAAGAAGGTTCAGGCAGAAAGCCCGATCGTCATCATGTTCCAGGCCCAGTTGCAGATCGCCATGGCCGACAATGTTGAAGGCTATGTGAACGGGTCCAATTCGGACTTCGTCTACTACCGTCTCGTGACCAAGAACTAAGCGTTTTGGTCCATCGCTTGCGGCGGCCCGGTCCCTTCGGCCGCCGCATGCAGAGCCGGGCATTCTCCTCCCGCCCGGCTCTGCGTTTTGTTTCAGGAAATGGTCCCATGAATTCCACGCTCGACGCCCGCCTTGAAAAATTGCGCGCCCGCATGACCGAAACCAGCACCGATCTGGTGGTCATCGGCCCTTCGAGCCACATGAAATATCTGGCCGATCTCTCGCCCCATGGCGACGAACGCCCGGTTCTGCTGATGGTCAGCCAAAGCTTTGCCGGCTTCCTGATGCCCGCCCTTAACGCCGATAGTTCGCGCCAGCATACCGATCTGCCCTTCTTCACCTGGGCCGATGCCGATGGTCCCGATGCGGCGCTTGCCGAGCTCATTGCGGCGACAGGCATCGATCGCGCGGCGCCCTCCATCGTGCTCGATGAAACCATGCGCGCCGATTTTGCGCTGCTGCTGCTCGATGCCATGCCGGGCGCCACGCGCCGCTTCACCAGCGACACGGTGGGCTATCTGCGCTCGCGCAAGGACGCTGACGAGTATAGACGCCTCAAGGCGGCGCACCTGCTCAATGACCGGGCGGTCGAGGCTGCCTTCGCAGCATTGAAACCGGGCATGACCGAGCTTGAGGTCGCGCAGTTGATCGGTGATTTCTATAAGGCCAATGGCGCTGTGACCGAATTCTGTTCGGTCTGCTTCGGGCCCAACGGCGCTTTCCCGCATCATCACACCGGAACCACCTCGCTCAAGGCAGGCGACGCCGTGCTGATCGATACCGGCTGCCGCCTCGATGGCTATCCGTCCGATATGACCCGCATGGGCTATTTCGGCGCCCCGCCTGAGGGCTATGGGCAGATCCATTCCATCGTCGATCGAGCCGTCGAAGCAGCGCTTGCTGCAGCGGTGCCAGGCGCCAAGGCCAGTGACGTCGACAAGGCCGCGCGCGATGTCATCACCGCTGCCGGCTATGGTCCCAATTTCCTGCACCGCACCGGCCATGGCCTGGGTATCGACGTGCACGAGGCGCCCTACATCACCGCCTCCAGCGACACGACGCTCGACGAGGGCATGGTGTTCTCCATCGAGCCCGGCATTTACCTGCAGGGCCGGTTCGGCCTGCGGCTCGAAGAGATCGTCATTATCCGCGACGGCAAGGCGGAAATCTTCTCCGGAATGCCGCGAACCGCCGTGGCCGCTGGCTAAGCTGATCCTCCTAAAGAGTTTTTTGAACGCCCGCGCCAGCGGGCGTTTGCGCATCTACGCCCTTGACTGAATTCAACCAATCCGTATTATACCAATTAGTGTTATATAGTTGGGTTGAAAATGGCCGATCCCCTCAGCACCACTCTTGCCGCTCTGGCCGACCCCACCCGACGGGCCATTCTCGCTCGCCTGTCGACGGGTGAAGCCAGCGTGAATGAACTGGCCGAGCCTTTCGATATGACGCTGGCTGCCGTCTCAAAGCACATCAAAGTGCTTGAAAATGCCGGTCTCGTCACAAGAGGAAAACAGGCGCAGTACCGCCCCTGCAAACTGGACGCCGCGCCCATGCGCGAGGTGGCCACCTATCTCGAGACCTATCGCGGCTTCTGGGAACGCAACCTCGATCAGCTCGACGCTTATCTGACGCAATTGCAGACCCCCAAAGACAACACACGGAACTGACGAGGACATCGCCATGAACGATCAAACTTTTCCCAATCCATTCTCTACCGAATTGCCGGCCGACCGGCCCGTGATCATCATGTCGCGCACGTTCAACGCGCCATTGGACCTGGTCTGGAAAGTGTGGACCGAGGGGCAGCATGTGGCGCAGTGGTTCGGGCCCCATGAGGCCAACAAAGTCGTGCAATATGACGTACGCACGGGCGGCAAATGGCGGATCGTCTCGACCATGCCGGACAGGTCCGAGATTACCTTTTTCGGCACCTATCTCAAGGTCGAGCCCAAGGCCATGATCCGCAATACCTTTGTGGTCGAGGGCATGTTCGAGGAAGACGAGCGCTATTACGAAGAGCATCATTTCGAGGAGCGTGACGGCAGGACCTATTATCGGTCGATCTCGAATTTCCCCGATTTCGACATGCGCAATGCCACGGTCGATACCGGCATGGAATGGGGCGCCAATGTCTCCATGGCCAAGTTCGACGCGATCCTGGAACGGTTGCAGGCCGAAGGCTAATCAACCCGCTTCGAAGCGCGTGGCACGGTACTCCAATGGAGCCGCGCCACGCCTCTTTCTGAAAACCTTGGCAAAGTAATTCGCATTGGCAAAGCCGGTCAGCCGGGCAATCTCGCCCACGCCCATCTCGGTGGCCAGCAATAAGCGCTCGGCACGGGCAAGCCGGCGGGTGAGCACAAAATCGGATGGTGACTGTCCCAGCGCCGAGGTGAACCGGCGCACGAAATGTGCCCGGCTCATCTCGGCAATATTGGCAAGGCGCTCCACATGGAGGGCCGCGGCAAGATTGTCGTCGACAAAGCCGACGACCCTTTCCATGGCCGGGGGCAGCGCGGCGTCATCCGGCCGGCGAGCGCCGAACACGCCATCGTGCAAAGCGGCCATTGCCGCATAGCCAAGGACGGAGACCTGGCCGGGCGACGGATCAGCAATGGTTAGGGCATCCAGCGCAGCGGTCGCCAGGCGATCAAGCTGAGGTGGATCGAGGGTGAGCACCGGACCGGCGCTATCGAGAATTTCCCGGGCCAGGCGCAGGGCTTCTCTGCCATTGAGCAATAGCCAAAAATACTCCCAGTGTCCGCCACGCTCCAGATAGTAGCGATGGGTATGCGGCATGGTCACCAGCATGGTCTTGCCGGGCGTCAGCCTGTGCTGCGTCCCGGCATAGTCGAGGCGCCCCTCCCCGAATGTGGTGTGTTGAATGACCAGGAATGGCGCCGTGCCGCGCTTCATGCCGTCCCAGGAATAGACTTCGTTGCGCCGCTGCTCATAGCCCGCGCTGACAACCATGCAATGCAGTGGCGCTGCGCTGCGCTGCACCGCCAGGCGGCGGAGGTCGAAACCATTGTTCAGCAGGGTGGTGAGCACAAAATTACCCGTTTTCGCACAAGCTTTCTCTACACGATCGACGCCGGTGGCGCTAGCTCTAGGGCAATGCGAAGGGCCAATGTGCCTCTGGAGGAACAATGTCGTTCAAAGTTACCGTTATCGGCGCCGGGTCGGTCGGCTTCACCAAAACCCTGATCTCAGACCTGCTGAAAGTGCCCGAATTCGTGGACTGCGAATTCGCGCTGACCGATATCAATCCGCACAATCTCGACATGGTCAGACAGATCATCGAGACCATCGTGTCGGTGAACAATCTTCCCGCCAAGGTGACAGCGACGACCGACCGGCGCGCGGCGATTACGGGCGCCCGCTATATCATGAGCTGCGTGCGGGTGGGCGGCCTGGAGGCCTTTTCGAGTGATATTTCCATTCCGCTCAAATATGGCGTCGACCAATGCGTGGGTGATACTATCTGCGCCGGCGGCATTCTCTACGGGCAGCGCAACATCCCGGTGATCCTCGATTTCTGCAAGGATATCCGCGAGGTCGCCGAGCCCGGCGCGCTGTTCCTCAACTACGCCAACCCCATGGCCATGAACACCTGGGCCGCCGAAATGTATGGCGGGGTCAATGTGGTGGGCCTTTGTCATGGCGTTCAGCATGGCGCCCACCAGATTGCGCAGGTGCTGGGCGTCGACGACAGCGAGCTGGACTATGTCTGCTCGGGCATCAACCACCAGACCTGGTATATCGACATCCGTGCCAAGGGGCGGAAGATCGAAAGCGACGAACTGCTCGCCGCTTTTGAGAAGCACCCCGTATACTCAAAGCAGGAAAAGGTGCGCATCGATGTGCTTAAGCGCTTCGGTGTCTATTCCACCGAAAGCAATGGTCACCTCAGCGAATACCTGCCCTGGTATCGCAAGCGCCCCGAAGAAATCGGCCGCTGGATCGACATGAGCGACTGGATCCACGGCGAAACCGGCGGTTACCTGCGCTATTCGACCGAACGCCGCAACTGGTTCGAGACCGACTTCCCGATGTTCAAGGAGCAGGCCAACAAGCCGCTTTCCGAACACAAGCGGACCAGCGAACACGCCAGCTATATCATCGAGGCCATCGAAACCGGGCGCTCTTATCGCGGTCATTTCAATCGCCGCAACAATGGCATCATCACCAATCTGCCCGACGACGCGATCATCGAAAGCCCGGGCTATGTCGACCGCTTCGGCATCAACATGATCGAGGGCATCACCCTGCCGACGGCCTGCGCGGCCACCTGCTCGGTATCTGTTTCCGTGCAGCGTCTCTCGGTCGAAGCTGCCATGACCGGCAATATCGATACGCTGAAGCTCGCCGTGTTGCATGACCCGCTGGTTGGCGCCATCTGCACGCCGGATGAAGTCTGGGCCATGGTCGACGAAATGGTCGTCGCCCAGGCGCAATGGCTGCCCCAATATGCCGATGCCGTGCCGGCCGCCAAGGAGCGGATCGCCAAGTCGACGGTCAAGACCCGAGATTGGGAAGGCGCCGCCCGCAAGCGGGTGCGCTCGGTCGAAGAATTGCGCGAAATGAGCGGCGCGCATCACTAGGTCCCCCCGACGTTCCTCCTGACGTCGTGAAAGCGGTTCGGTTCAACACCGAACCGCTTTCGTTGTTATGGAGAAGACTTGCGGTTTCCTAAGATGATCTTACGCGCATTGAGCTCGGCCCTTGTCACCGACTTTTGCCAAATCTAGCCTGCGCTTAAGGGGAGGAACGGGCATGGATAAACCATCCCATTATGTGATCGTTGGCGGGGGCACGGCCGGTTGGATCGCTGCATTCATCATTCAGGATGAAGCGCGGCGACGCGGCCTGAACTTCCGCGTTTCGGTGGTGGAAAGCAGCAAGATCCCAACCGTTGGAGTGGGCGAGGCGACCACCGCAGCGTTCCGTGTGCTGCTGAAGCATTTCGGCATCGACGAGTTCGAGTTCTTCAGAAAAACCGATGCCAGCTTCAAGCTGGGTATTCGTCACCAGGATTGGCGGCGCAAGGGCTTTACCTATTACGGACCGATCGACGACCCGCACCAGGTGATAGAGGCGCCGCGCGGCGCACCGTCGGACTATCTCAATGTCTACGCCGTGGCCGCCGGGCGGCCGGTGCAGGACATGCATATGTTCCAGCCATTGCTGGAACATTGGAAGGCGCCTTATGCGCGAAAGCCCGATGGAGGACTGATCCCGCTTGGGCCCTTTCACCACGCCTATCACTTTGACCAGGCCTTGGTCGGCAAGTTTTTTGCGAGCAAATCCAAAGGTGTCGACAAGGTCGATGCGTTGGTCGAAGGGGTCGAGCGGCATCCCGAGACCGGGGAGGTCAACGCGCTTGTGCTGGAAGGCAACCAGCGCCTCCAAGGCGACTTCTTCATCGACGCTACAGGCTTTCGCAAACAGCTCATCGTCAAGGAACTGAACGCGCCCTGGATATCCTATGCGCATGAATTGCCGGTCAATCGGGCGCTGCCGTTCTGGATCGACGTCAAGGAAGGCGAGGAATTGCCGACCTATACCCGTGCCTGGGCGCAAAATTCGGGCTGGATGTGGCAAATCCCGACCCGGACGCGGTTCGGTTGTGGCTATGTCTATTCGGACGAGTTCACAACGCCCGAGCAGGCCAAGGACGAGGTCGAAGCCGCGCTCGGTCATGAAATCGAGGTGCGGGGCGATATCCGCTTCCAGATTGGCCGGCTCGAAAAGGCCTGGATCGGCAATTGTCTTGCCGTGGGCCTGAGTTCGAGCTTCCTGGAGCCGCTCGAATCCACCTCCATTCACGGCACGATCGTGCAGATGATGCTGTTCGCGCAGCGCTACATGGACCGGCCCGACAAGATCGCGCAGAAGGCGCGGGACGATTACAATGCGCGGGTTGGCCGGCAGGTCGATGATTTCCGGACCTTCGTGAACACCCACTACGTCACCGAGCGCGACGATACGCCGTTCTGGCGCGAGGTGCGGGCCAATCGTATCCATTCCGAGACCCGCGAACGTCTCTCGCGCTGGAGCAAGCAAATGCCGCGCGCCGAGCATTTTCCGAATTATCTGGGCGGCCTGCCGCATGTGGAGACGCAGTTGCACTATCCCGTGCTGGACGGCCTGGGCCTGCTCGATCAGTCGGTAGCGCGTCAGGAGATGGCGGCCGATCCAAAGCTGCGCCAGTTTGCGCGGGAAACCTATGACAGCCTGGTTCGCGAATATCGGGCGGCGGCCCAGCAGGCGCTCGGGCATGCCGAGTTTTTACGCATTGTGCAGGAAATGGGTTAGGGCTCAGGCGCCGGAGCGGCTTTGGCGGAGGGATAATGCAAGGGATAGAGCTGTCTCGTCGCTTCTATGCAGATATCGTCGGGCCTTGGCTTGCCGAAGCCGCGCCGGGTCTGCCCCATGCCGCCGCGTTGATTGGCTATGGCTCAGAACTGCTCGGCCTCGACGACGAGACCTCGCGAGACCACAATTGGGGGCCGCGGGTTCACATTATCCTCACACGGGAATTGTTCGACGCCCACGCTCGACGGCTGGTGGCCGAGTTTGCGCAGATAGTGCCCGAACGGTTTCTCGGTGAACCCATTGGTTGGAGGGGGCGCCCCCATCCGGCGGCAGATGGTCCGGAGGCGGCGGGTGACATCCGCCATGGCCTTGAGTGCCACACGCTCGAGGCCAAGCTTGAGGGGAGTTTTGCCACACGATCCGTTGACGAATTGACGCCCCGCCATTGGCTTGGTTTCGCCGAACAGAAACTGCTAGCCTTTACGGCGGGCTCGGTTTTCCGGGACGATGACGGACGGTTGGAGCAGGCCCGGCAGCGTCTCGCCTATTTTCCAGACGACGTTTGGTTCTACAAGATCGCCTGCCAGTGGCGACGCATCGCCGAGGAACAGGCATTTGTCGGCAGGGCGGGTCAGGCTGGCGATGATCTCGGCTCGCGCGTCATCGCGGCGCGGCTGGTCCGCGATGTCATGCGCATGGCATTCCTGATCGAGCGCCGCTACGCCCCCTATTCAAAATGGCTTGGCAGCCTGTTCTCGAGGCTGTCATTGTCGGGAGCGCTGACGCCTCATTTGCAGCGGGCCCTGCTGGCTGAGCACTGGGAGGGTCGTGGCGAGGCGCTGGCAAGTGCCTATCTCGAACTGGCGAAGCATCAGAATGCGCTCGGCATCGCACCCTTCGAAGCGATCGTGGGACACTATTTCGGTCGGCCTTTTGCCACCATCAACGCAGACGACGCTGTCGCCAGCGCCGTGACCGCTATAGCCGATCCCCAGGTGCGAGCGCTGCCGGTGATAGGATCGCTCGATCAGGTCAGTGATCTCACGCCGCTTCTCGAGGCTCCTGACCACTCTCAGCGGGCGATGCGCGCCATTCTTGGATAAGTACCCTCAGGCGATCTTGTTTTCACGCATCTGACTGGGGGTCATGCCATAGGCTTTGCGGAAATGTTCGTAGAACTGGGTCTGGCTGGAAAAACCGGACTGGAACGCGATATTGGCAATGGCCAGATTGCTGTCGAACAAGAGGCTGCGGGCGCGGATCAGCCGCATGCGGGTCACGAATTTCTGGATGGAGATGTGCATGACCTTGGTGAACAGATTGGTCGCATAATTGGGGTGCAGCCCAACCACATCGGCGATGTCTTCAACCGATAGCGGATCGGCAATATTTTCAACGATGTGCCGGACCATCCGCACCACATAGCGCACAGGCGTTGCCGTGCGGCTGCGGGCGCCCGATTTTTCCACCCAGGCAGGCAGCAGGGTCTCCCAGCCAGTTATGGCCGCACGGCGGAACATGGTACCAATCTCCGCTCGCACCAGGTCGGAGCGCAGGGAATTGCCGCTGCGATAATCGCCATACCAGCG belongs to Devosia sp. XK-2 and includes:
- a CDS encoding ABC transporter substrate-binding protein — its product is MKLFRTALLASALALPLASGAVYAATPADALVIAQNIDDIVALDPAQAYEFSAGEINANLYDHLVQYAAEDTTVLAPGLASEWTADEAAKTITFTMRDGATFASGNPVRAEDVHYSFKRVVNLNLTPAFILTQLGWTPENIDEMVTVDGNTVTIKWDGDFASAFVLNVLASRPASIVDEVLVSQHVEGEDWGNAWLNTNSAGSGPYVLTDYRPAELVRLTANENYFAGAPAMKQVLIRHVAEAATQQLLLTSGDVDMAKNLTPDQIAGLGEGIKVEAYPQAAVHFLSFNQKTESLTDPAVWEAARYLVNYDGMTESFLKGQMEKHQAFWPKGFPGSYDETPYSYDVEKAKQILADAGIETPINVTLDVINAAPFTDMAQSLQAGFAEAGINFDILPGTGAQVITKYRDRTHEAMLLYWGPDFMDPHSNAKAFAYNSDNSDDNYTATTTWRNAWAVPEEMNEEVRAALAESDQSKRNEMYVDLQKKVQAESPIVIMFQAQLQIAMADNVEGYVNGSNSDFVYYRLVTKN
- a CDS encoding Xaa-Pro peptidase family protein, producing the protein MNSTLDARLEKLRARMTETSTDLVVIGPSSHMKYLADLSPHGDERPVLLMVSQSFAGFLMPALNADSSRQHTDLPFFTWADADGPDAALAELIAATGIDRAAPSIVLDETMRADFALLLLDAMPGATRRFTSDTVGYLRSRKDADEYRRLKAAHLLNDRAVEAAFAALKPGMTELEVAQLIGDFYKANGAVTEFCSVCFGPNGAFPHHHTGTTSLKAGDAVLIDTGCRLDGYPSDMTRMGYFGAPPEGYGQIHSIVDRAVEAALAAAVPGAKASDVDKAARDVITAAGYGPNFLHRTGHGLGIDVHEAPYITASSDTTLDEGMVFSIEPGIYLQGRFGLRLEEIVIIRDGKAEIFSGMPRTAVAAG
- a CDS encoding metalloregulator ArsR/SmtB family transcription factor gives rise to the protein MADPLSTTLAALADPTRRAILARLSTGEASVNELAEPFDMTLAAVSKHIKVLENAGLVTRGKQAQYRPCKLDAAPMREVATYLETYRGFWERNLDQLDAYLTQLQTPKDNTRN
- a CDS encoding SRPBCC domain-containing protein, with protein sequence MNDQTFPNPFSTELPADRPVIIMSRTFNAPLDLVWKVWTEGQHVAQWFGPHEANKVVQYDVRTGGKWRIVSTMPDRSEITFFGTYLKVEPKAMIRNTFVVEGMFEEDERYYEEHHFEERDGRTYYRSISNFPDFDMRNATVDTGMEWGANVSMAKFDAILERLQAEG
- a CDS encoding AraC family transcriptional regulator — encoded protein: MLTTLLNNGFDLRRLAVQRSAAPLHCMVVSAGYEQRRNEVYSWDGMKRGTAPFLVIQHTTFGEGRLDYAGTQHRLTPGKTMLVTMPHTHRYYLERGGHWEYFWLLLNGREALRLAREILDSAGPVLTLDPPQLDRLATAALDALTIADPSPGQVSVLGYAAMAALHDGVFGARRPDDAALPPAMERVVGFVDDNLAAALHVERLANIAEMSRAHFVRRFTSALGQSPSDFVLTRRLARAERLLLATEMGVGEIARLTGFANANYFAKVFRKRRGAAPLEYRATRFEAG
- a CDS encoding alpha-glucosidase/alpha-galactosidase; its protein translation is MSFKVTVIGAGSVGFTKTLISDLLKVPEFVDCEFALTDINPHNLDMVRQIIETIVSVNNLPAKVTATTDRRAAITGARYIMSCVRVGGLEAFSSDISIPLKYGVDQCVGDTICAGGILYGQRNIPVILDFCKDIREVAEPGALFLNYANPMAMNTWAAEMYGGVNVVGLCHGVQHGAHQIAQVLGVDDSELDYVCSGINHQTWYIDIRAKGRKIESDELLAAFEKHPVYSKQEKVRIDVLKRFGVYSTESNGHLSEYLPWYRKRPEEIGRWIDMSDWIHGETGGYLRYSTERRNWFETDFPMFKEQANKPLSEHKRTSEHASYIIEAIETGRSYRGHFNRRNNGIITNLPDDAIIESPGYVDRFGINMIEGITLPTACAATCSVSVSVQRLSVEAAMTGNIDTLKLAVLHDPLVGAICTPDEVWAMVDEMVVAQAQWLPQYADAVPAAKERIAKSTVKTRDWEGAARKRVRSVEELREMSGAHH
- a CDS encoding tryptophan halogenase family protein; its protein translation is MDKPSHYVIVGGGTAGWIAAFIIQDEARRRGLNFRVSVVESSKIPTVGVGEATTAAFRVLLKHFGIDEFEFFRKTDASFKLGIRHQDWRRKGFTYYGPIDDPHQVIEAPRGAPSDYLNVYAVAAGRPVQDMHMFQPLLEHWKAPYARKPDGGLIPLGPFHHAYHFDQALVGKFFASKSKGVDKVDALVEGVERHPETGEVNALVLEGNQRLQGDFFIDATGFRKQLIVKELNAPWISYAHELPVNRALPFWIDVKEGEELPTYTRAWAQNSGWMWQIPTRTRFGCGYVYSDEFTTPEQAKDEVEAALGHEIEVRGDIRFQIGRLEKAWIGNCLAVGLSSSFLEPLESTSIHGTIVQMMLFAQRYMDRPDKIAQKARDDYNARVGRQVDDFRTFVNTHYVTERDDTPFWREVRANRIHSETRERLSRWSKQMPRAEHFPNYLGGLPHVETQLHYPVLDGLGLLDQSVARQEMAADPKLRQFARETYDSLVREYRAAAQQALGHAEFLRIVQEMG
- a CDS encoding DUF4037 domain-containing protein; its protein translation is MQGIELSRRFYADIVGPWLAEAAPGLPHAAALIGYGSELLGLDDETSRDHNWGPRVHIILTRELFDAHARRLVAEFAQIVPERFLGEPIGWRGRPHPAADGPEAAGDIRHGLECHTLEAKLEGSFATRSVDELTPRHWLGFAEQKLLAFTAGSVFRDDDGRLEQARQRLAYFPDDVWFYKIACQWRRIAEEQAFVGRAGQAGDDLGSRVIAARLVRDVMRMAFLIERRYAPYSKWLGSLFSRLSLSGALTPHLQRALLAEHWEGRGEALASAYLELAKHQNALGIAPFEAIVGHYFGRPFATINADDAVASAVTAIADPQVRALPVIGSLDQVSDLTPLLEAPDHSQRAMRAILG
- a CDS encoding helix-turn-helix domain-containing protein, whose protein sequence is MTLVESLGRPARTREKAPRPTPRPDRSFYASGKAFGRFGIRAFPPQIMPEAHSHGHIEFNWLTEGTMDYVFDGGPLTVGANRLVAFWAGIPHQTVGLRDVDKARQLNIYLPMDAFLEMPQLGRLTETLMGGGVIQLTSDCIGLETLERWYGDYRSGNSLRSDLVRAEIGTMFRRAAITGWETLLPAWVEKSGARSRTATPVRYVVRMVRHIVENIADPLSVEDIADVVGLHPNYATNLFTKVMHISIQKFVTRMRLIRARSLLFDSNLAIANIAFQSGFSSQTQFYEHFRKAYGMTPSQMRENKIA